A region of Nakaseomyces glabratus chromosome E, complete sequence DNA encodes the following proteins:
- the TIP20 gene encoding Tip20p (CAGL0E04972g~Ortholog(s) have protein homodimerization activity, role in retrograde vesicle-mediated transport, Golgi to ER and Dsl1/NZR complex, cytosol localization), producing the protein MLNDINDLLDLEKHIDEIEQKRNTLANELETYRNGVVTRKIHEEQESIDLLAERILAATDNLEAIEQLKTEFGELRILKELETDIKNRNKKKETVDELQKLEPELNEVIESNDENTITDSIINLHDKISLICNDEVIHLDDYIQYFIFKFEDELVRPVISTKMNELQDKLLKSYWDNQKKNSLTTNQINDLRSKSSELFRLNNCLFNNSSEPLANMKAIANNFKVRFTYHFHNSTTDIETYFKFLKDYLHENLYQCISIFYDPSVGLSKAIIHQEFINNVLNPIREKIRSTLSTNDLKSAIFLISQILATDKILSKTFHYQGSGLASLISDDQWEKWINYEEEITKKQFSSITGNTEKELLQSANNFNELIKKTYVYLEPLLTLEYDPAQKFKLQCCSNIFLNLFSMYLEHTLAVDTLGEKRSKDEELQQTLIKLNNLCIVANKIIELQGMEPFVLLTDIVNRNEAKNYISVFQDILNDYEQNIQIDIQRSIVHRLQKLLKDTLRNYFKITGWSTDYSQEELTTPSSEIIAAINLLTRIFIKIDTLQVPPSIVIQIKNDILNVLVLYFTESILKLNKFNKRGLLQFELDFNKLKDCLSLPYDNFNFKERMLTEILHILRLKYDSAQSHFYEKQYIKQGLYDDLRAQNKIEVLKDTEIQDALYRIAYGNIVE; encoded by the coding sequence ATGCTCAACGATATTAACGACCTTCTTGATTTAGAGAAGCACATCGATGAGATTGAACAGAAACGAAACACCCTTGCCAATGAGTTGGAAACATATAGAAATGGGGTTGTCACAAGAAAAATCCATGAAGAACAGGAAAGCATTGATCTGTTAGCTGAGAGAATACTTGCTGCGACAGACAACTTGGAAGCCATTGAGCAACTGAAAACGGAGTTTGGTGAATTGAGAATTCTGAAAGAACTAGAAACTGATATAAagaatagaaataaaaaaaaggaaactGTAGATGAGCTGCAAAAACTCGAACCAGAACTCAATGAAGTAATAGAAagtaatgatgaaaatacCATTACTGATAGCATCATTAATCTACATGAcaaaatttctttgatcTGCAACGATGAGGTAATTCATCTAGATGATTATATACAGTAtttcatattcaaatttgaagatgaattaGTCAGGCCTGTTATATCTACAAAAATGAACGAATTGCAAGACAAACTGCTAAAATCATATTGGGAtaaccaaaaaaagaacagcTTGACCACGAATCAGATAAATGATCTGCGATCTAAATCCAGCGAATTATTCAGGTTAAATAACTGCTTGTTTAATAATAGCAGCGAACCTTTAGCAAATATGAAAGCTATTGCGAACAACTTTAAAGTGAGATTTACTTACCATTTTCACAACTCTACGACAGACATCGAAACTTACtttaaatttttaaaaGATTATCTTCATGAAAATCTTTATCAGTgcatttcaatattttatgaCCCCAGTGTAGGACTATCAAAAGCAATTATCCATCAAGAGTTCATTAACAATGTTCTTAATCCGATAAGGGAAAAAATCAGATCTACACTATCGACAAATGATTTGAAGTCTGCAATTTTCCTGATATCACAAATTTTAGCAACAGACAAAATTTTGTCGAAGACGTTTCATTACCAGGGTAGTGGTTTGGCAAGTTTGATATCAGATGACCAATGGGAGAAATGGATAAATTATGAGGAGGAAATAACGAAGAAGCAATTTTCCTCAATAACTGGAAATACAGAAAAGGAGCTATTACAATCAGCTAACAATTTCAATGAGTTGATAAAAAAGACGTATGTGTACTTAGAACCACTATTAACTTTAGAATATGACCCTGCTCAGAAATTCAAATTACAATGTTGCTCGAACATCTTCCTGAATTTATTCAGCATGTACTTAGAACATACACTTGCTGTTGATACACTTGGCGAAAAAAGATCcaaagatgaagaattaCAACAAACGTtgataaaattgaataacTTATGCATTGTCGCCAATAAAATCATTGAACTTCAAGGTATGGAACCATTTGTATTATTGACCGATATTGTGAATAGGAATGAGGCAAAGAATTATATTTCAGTTTTCCAGGATATACTGAATGATTACGAGCAAAACATTCAGATTGATATACAGAGATCTATTGTTCACAGATTGCAGAAACTGCTAAAAGATACATTACGAaactatttcaaaattacTGGATGGTCCACAGACTACTCTCAAGAAGAATTAACTACTCCCAGCTCCGAGATCATAGCAGCAATCAATCTTTTAACACGTATATTTATCAAGATTGACACCCTGCAGGTCCCGCCAAGTATTGTCATTCAAATAAAGAACGATATTTTAAATGTGCTTGTGTTGTACTTCACAGAATCCATTTTAAAGCTTAATAAGTTCAATAAGCGCGGTCTTTTGCAATTTGAACTAgattttaataaattaaagGATTGTCTTTCTCTGCCTTATGATAACTTCAATTTTAAAGAAAGGATGTTAACTGAGATATTACATATTCTCCGTTTAAAGTATGATTCAGCACAGTCCCACTTCTACGAAAAGCAATATATTAAGCAAGGATTATATGATGATCTTCGAgcacaaaacaaaattgaaGTATTAAAGGACACTGAAATACAAGACGCACTATATAGAATAGCTTATGGCAATATCGttgaataa
- the RPL9A gene encoding 60S ribosomal protein uL6 (CAGL0E04994g~Ortholog(s) have structural constituent of ribosome activity, role in cytoplasmic translation and cytosolic large ribosomal subunit localization), with amino-acid sequence MKYIQTEQSIAVPEGVTVSIKSRVVKVTGPRGTLVKSLKHIDVTFTKVSEKLIKVTVHNGDRKHVAALRTVKSLVDNLITGVTKGYKYKLRYVYAHFPINVNTIDKDGKKFIEIRNFLGDKKVRLVPVREGVDVEFSTTQKDELVLSGNSVEDVSQNAADVQQICRVRNKDIRKFLDGIYVSHKGFIEEEL; translated from the coding sequence ATGAAGTACATTCAAACCGAACAATCCATTGCTGTTCCAGAAGGTGTTACCGTTAGCATCAAGTCCAGAGTCGTTAAGGTTACTGGTCCAAGAGGTACTTTGGTCAAGTCCTTGAAGCACATTGATGTTACTTTCACCAAGGTCAGCGAGAAGTTGATCAAGGTTACCGTCCACAACGGTGACAGAAAGCACGTTGCTGCTTTGAGAACTGTCAAGTCTTTGGTTGACAACTTGATCACCGGTGTCACCAAGGGTTACAAGTACAAGTTGAGATACGTCTACGCGCATTTCCCAATCAACGTTAACACTATTGACAAGGACGGTAAGAAGTTCATTGAAATCAGAAACTTCTTGGGTGACAAGAAGGTCAGATTGGTCCCAGTTAGAGAAGGTGTCGATGTCGAATTCTCTACCACCCAAAAGGATGAATTGGTCTTGTCCGGTAACTCTGTTGAAGACGTTTCCCAAAACGCCGCTGATGTTCAACAAATCTGCCGTGTCAGAAACAAGGATATCCGTAAGTTCTTGGATGGTATCTACGTTTCCCACAAGGGTTTCATCGAAGAAGAATTGTAA
- the ARO2 gene encoding bifunctional chorismate synthase/riboflavin reductase [NAD(P)H] ARO2 (CAGL0E05016g~Ortholog(s) have FMN binding, chorismate synthase activity, riboflavin reductase (NADPH) activity, role in aromatic amino acid family biosynthetic process and cytosol, nucleus localization), which produces MSTFGRLFKVTTYGESHCKSVGCIVDGVPPGLTLEEKDIQPQLTRRRPGQSALSTPRNEKDRVEIQSGTEFGKTLGTPIAMIVRNEDHKPKDYSEMDNYPRPSHADFTYSEKYGIKASSGGGRASARETIGRVAAGAIAEKFLHYVSEVEIVAFVTQIGSIKMNRDPFDPAFHQLLNTITREQVDSMGPIRCPDASVADLMVKEIEKHRDAKDSIGGVVTCVVRNLPTGLGEPCFDKLEALLAHAMLSIPASKGFEIGSGFEGVSVPGSKHNDPFYFDKDSGKLRTKTNNSGGVQGGISNGENIYFSVPFKSVATISQEQKTATYDGEEGVLAAKGRHDPAVTPRAIPIVEAMTALVLADAVLIQKAREYSKNVVR; this is translated from the coding sequence ATGTCCACCTTCGGTAGATTGTTCAAAGTCACTACATATGGTGAATCACACTGTAAAAGTGTGGGTTGTATTGTTGATGGTGTTCCACCGGGACTAACCCTGGAAGAGAAGGATATCCAACCGCAATTGACCAGAAGAAGACCTGGCCAGTCTGCGCTTTCTACTCCAAGAAATGAGAAGGACCGTGTAGAGATTCAATCCGGTACTGAGTTCGGTAAGACTCTGGGTACTCCCATCGCTATGATTGTTAGAAACGAGGATCACAAGCCAAAGGATTACTCTGAGATGGACAACTACCCAAGACCATCCCACGCCGATTTCACATACTCCGAAAAGTACGGAATCAAGGCCTCATCTGGTGGTGGTAGAGCATCCGCTAGAGAAACTATCGGCAGAGTCGCCGCTGGTGCCATCGCTGAGAAGTTCCTGCATTACGTCTCTGAAGTAGAAATTGTCGCATTTGTCACACAAATTGGAAGCATAAAGATGAACCGTGACCCATTCGATCCAGCTTTCCACCAACTACTAAACACCATTACTAGGGAACAAGTGGATTCCATGGGGCCTATAAGATGCCCAGACGCCTCTGTGGCCGACCTGATGgtaaaagaaattgaaaagcaCAGAGACGCTAAGGACTCCATCGGTGGTGTGGTTACCTGTGTTGTTAGAAACCTACCAACTGGTCTAGGTGAACCATGTTTCGACAAACTAGAGGCCTTACTAGCACATGCTATGCTATCTATTCCTGCCTCCAAGGGTTTCGAAATCGGTTCAGGTTTCGAAGGTGTTAGCGTGCCTGGTTCCAAGCACAACGATCCATTCTACTTTGACAAAGATTCCGGCAAATTGAGAACCAAGACCAACAACTCCGGTGGTGTGCAAGGTGGTATTTCCAACGGTGAAAACATTTACTTCTCTGTTCCTTTCAAATCTGTTGCTACAATCTCTCAGGAACAGAAGACTGCCACTTACGACGGTGAAGAAGGTGTTTTGGCTGCTAAAGGTAGACACGATCCAGCAGTCACCCCAAGAGCCATCCCAATTGTGGAAGCCATGACTGCACTAGTTCTAGCCGACGCGGTGTTGATACAGAAGGCTAGAGAATACTCAAAAAATGTTGTTCGCTAA
- the INO80 gene encoding chromatin-remodeling ATPase INO80 (CAGL0E05038g~Ortholog(s) have ATP-dependent 3'-5' DNA helicase activity, ATPase activity) has product MSLSALLNNDDPVEDTKLYLESLNREMDRLIKRDQLELMYQDWKFANYQEFELISEWNTQCKELVGDGNDLQNNDLMTEEVHLDDLYDNIQRIRNEWKDYESYKETRSQLLSKSIQAKPIKHRRRRRTKLEMEAAANLAALSQMGTTDVKTPEIINDHGNRSKASRSDTTNKTDNTMAGINSPTSDVDSGHKDELDQTKLIKKQEASSSTNSAASVTASVANGIVEDQKDEAERTIEANRIGSNMQNSDQDTMDDLKKTNDPSSDIDSDANTSVNDGSDENLSNKLDSDDLHSEPADNEEEPVSSDAEKDQAENINQTDESEEEIIVKEYDDNNDEDFAPEIKKPKPNGKIVTINSDRPKIVRELIKLRNKGKAPKSSKRRYTAVNITEYSPTEKKISVKITLKQMHVKKLKKILQDARKAEEKRLQEEAKQIADQESPRKRRKIDRSENTKQEDEDDKEDDDLDGLPTYGMKMSLKDAKAIQRHYDNTYTMIWKDMARKDCMKISRLVQQIQSTRALNYKKTSSLCAREARKWQTRNFKQVKDFQTRARKGIREMANFWKKNEREERDLKKKAEREALELAKKEEEEKESKRQAKKLNFLLTQTELYSHFIGRKIKTSALEGNEVAEEDEDNYDLTTTAPNKNDFHAIDFDNENDEQLKLKAAQNASNALAETRAKAKAFDDAHRQQQSTESDDEEEMNFQNPTSLGEITIEQPKMLACTLKEYQLKGLNWLANLYDQGINGILADEMGLGKTVQSISVLAHLAEHHNIWGPFLVVTPASTLHNWVNEISKFVPQFKILPYWGSANDRKVLRKFWDRKNLRYSEKSPFHVMITSYQMVVADASYLQKMKWQYMILDEAQAIKSSQSSRWKNLLSFHCRNRLLLTGTPIQNNMQELWALLHFIMPSLFDSHDEFNEWFSRDIESHAEGNSSLNQQQLRRLHMILKPFMLRRIKKNVQSELGDKIEIDVMCDLTQRQTKLYQVLKSQMSSNYDAIENAAAEGSDIAGGGNSDQSIINAVMQFRKVCNHPDLFERADINSPFSFTSFGKTSSLISSSIATSGGLTETISELMYSSTNPINCAIPKLIYEDLILPNYNNSIDIMEKLLLSDFSIYDPVNNKEMCQYLGLLTGLAYGSFRKIHKSNYFERIINLKKESKQSSQNLITVVSNANDLIADSIVHADTNLPNLTGIRNDIYHNDYLNSIQPGYCPKVVAPPINFNVNGSLNFTNKMSSYLFNPVITTALSSIPPPTQYNMFVKKCIPIEEFPISEMYPNPLNKHFSSNISMPSMDRFITESAKLKKLDELLVELKKNDHRVLIYFQMTKMMDLMEEYLTYRQYNHIRLDGSSKLEDRRDLVHDWQTNPEIFIFLLSTRAGGLGINLTAADTVIFYDSDWNPTIDSQAMDRAHRLGQTKQVTVYRLLVRGTIEERMRDRAKQKEQVQQVVMEGKTKDTNIQTTHTRPEHEQLTPKSLSSEPEATNNLITVKN; this is encoded by the coding sequence ATGTCCCTAAGCGCATTGCTTAATAACGATGATCCGGTGGAAGACACCAAACTCTACTTGGAATCCCTCAATAGAGAAATGGACAGACTCATAAAGAGGGATCAATTGGAACTGATGTATCAGGATTGGAAGTTTGCTAACTACCAAGAATTCGAGTTGATCAGTGAATGGAATACCCAGTGTAAAGAGCTTGTCGGTGACGGTAACGATCTCCAAAATAACGATTTAATGACCGAAGAAGTGCATTTAGATGATTTATACGACAACATTCAACGTATACGTAACGAATGGAAAGACTACGAATCCTATAAGGAAACCAGATCACAGCTTCTGAGCAAGAGCATACAGGCAAAGCCCATCAAacatagaagaagaagaagaactaaGCTTGAAATGGAAGCGGCGGCAAATCTTGCCGCTCTTAGCCAAATGGGCACAACTGATGTCAAAACTCCTGAAATTATCAATGATCATGGAAACCGCTCTAAAGCATCAAGAAGCGACACCACTAACAAGACTGACAACACAATGGCAGGCATTAACTCTCCTACTTCAGATGTAGATTCAGGACATAAGGATGAGCTTGATCAGacaaaattaataaagaaacaagaagCTAGCTCTTCTACCAATTCTGCTGCAAGTGTTACCGCCTCAGTCGCAAACGGTATAGTTGAAGATCAAAAAGATGAAGCGGAGAGAACTATAGAAGCCAATAGGATCGGGAGCAATATGCAAAACTCTGATCAAGATACAATGgatgatttgaaaaagacAAATGACCCTTCAAGCGACATAGATTCCGATGCAAATACTAGCGTCAATGATGGTAGCGATGAAAATTTGAGTAATAAACTAGACAGTGATGATTTACATTCAGAACCTGCTGATAACGAGGAAGAACCGGTTAGCTCTGACGCAGAGAAAGATCAGGCGGAAAACATAAATCAAACTGATGAATCTGAAGAGGAAATAATAGTTAAAGAGTATGATGACAATAATGACGAGGATTTCGCACCTGAAATTAAGAAGCCAAAGCCTAACGGTAAAATAGTGACCATCAATAGCGATAGACCTAAGATTGTCAGAGAATTAATTAAGCTGCGCAACAAAGGTAAAGCACCAAAGTCTAGTAAAAGGCGTTATACAGCCGTGAATATAACGGAATATAGTCcaactgaaaaaaagaTCTCAGTGAAGATTACACTGAAACAAATGCATgtcaagaaattgaaaaagatcTTACAGGATGCTAGGAAAGCCGAAGAGAAAAGgcttcaagaagaagctaaACAGATTGCTGATCAGGAGTCTCCcaggaaaagaaggaaaattGATCGATCTGAGAACACTaaacaagaagatgaagacgatAAAGAAGACGATGATCTTGATGGTTTGCCTACCTATGGTATGAAAATGAGTTTGAAGGATGCCAAAGCTATTCAACGACATTACGATAATACATATACCATGATATGGAAGGATATGGCTAGAAAAGATTGCATGAAGATTTCGAGACTTGTTCAACAGATTCAATCAACCAGAGCATTAAACTATAAAAAAACTTCTTCTCTGTGCGCTAGAGAAGCCCGTAAATGGCAGACTAGAAATTTCAAGCAAGTTAAAGACTTCCAAACTCGTGCTAGAAAGGGTATCAGAGAGATGGCAAATTTCTGGAAAAAGAATGAAAGAGAGGAGAgagatttgaagaaaaaggcAGAAAGAGAAGCACTAGAATTGGCcaagaaggaagaagaagaaaaggaatCAAAGAGACAGGCTAAAAAGTTAAACTTCTTATTAACACAGACAGAATTATACTCTCACTTTATTGggagaaaaataaaaacaagtGCATTAGAAGGTAATGAAGTTGCAGAAGAGGATGAAGACAATTATGACTTGACAACTACTGCACCAAATAAGAATGACTTCCATGCCATCgattttgataatgaaaatgatgagCAACTAAAGTTAAAAGCAGCACAAAATGCATCGAATGCGTTAGCAGAAACGAGAGCTAAAGCGAAGGCTTTTGATGATGCACATAGACAGCAGCAATCAACCGAaagtgatgatgaagaagaaatgaacTTCCAAAACCCAACTTCACTTGGTGAAATTACTATAGAGCAACCAAAAATGCTAGCATGCACACTAAAAGAATATCAATTGAAGGGATTAAATTGGCTTGCTAATTTATATGATCAAGGTATCAATGGTATTCTAGCTGACGAGATGGGTTTAGGTAAGACTGTACAATCAATCTCAGTTTTAGCTCACTTAGCGGAGCATCACAACATCTGGGGACCTTTCTTGGTTGTAACACCTGCATCAACGTTACACAACTGGGTAAATGAAATATCAAAGTTTGTACCCCAATTTAAAATCCTTCCATATTGGGGATCTGCAAATGATAGAAAGGTATTAAGAAAATTTTGGGATAGGAAAAACTTAAGATATAGTGAAAAATCTCCATTTCATGTTATGATTACTTCTTATCAGATGGTTGTAGCGGATGCCTCGtatcttcaaaaaatgaagtGGCAGTACATGATATTGGATGAAGCCCAAGCCATTAAGTCTTCTCAATCATCGAGATGgaaaaatttattgagCTTTCACTGTAGAAATAGACTATTACTAACTGGTACACCTATTCAAAACAACATGCAAGAGTTATGGGCATTACTGCATTTTATTATGCCGTCACTGTTTGACTCCCATGATGAATTTAATGAGTGGTTTTCTAGAGATATAGAGTCACACGCAGAAGGAAACAGCTCTTTGAATCAACAACAGCTAAGAAGACTTCATATGATATTGAAACCATTTATGCTAAGACGTATTAAGAAAAATGTCCAGTCTGAGTTGGGAGACAAGATTGAAATTGATGTGATGTGCGATTTAACACAAAGACAAACGAAATTATATCAAGTTCTAAAATCTCAGATGTCCTCTAACTACGACGCAATAGAAAATGCTGCTGCAGAAGGTTCAGATATTGCAGGAGGAGGTAACTCTGATCAAAGCATTATCAATGCAGTAATGCAATTCAGGAAGGTCTGTAACCACCCAGATTTATTTGAGAGAGCAGACATAAACTCCCCATTTTCATTCACATCTTTTGGTAAAACATCGTCATTGATCTCATCAAGCATAGCAACTTCAGGAGGTCTTACAGAGACCATTTCCGAGTTGATGTATTCTAGTACAAACCCTATCAATTGCGCAATTCCGAAATTAATATATGAAGATCTAATCCTTCCTAACTATAACAATTCGATAGACATAATGGAGAAATTATTACTTTCCGACTTTTCAATATATGATCCTGTCAATAATAAGGAAATGTGTCAATATCTGGGTTTGTTAACAGGCCTTGCATATGGCTCTTTCAGGAAGATTCACAAAAGTAATTACTTTGAGAGGATTATTAACTTGAAAAAAGAGAGTAAACAAAGTAGTCAAAATTTGATTACTGTAGTCTCTAATGCCAATGATCTCATTGCAGACTCTATTGTGCATGCTGATACCAATCTGCCTAATCTGACTGGGATTCGGAATGATATTTATCACAACGATTACCTAAACAGCATACAACCAGGGTATTGTCCAAAAGTAGTTGCTCCTCCCATAAATTTTAATGTAAATGGTTCCCTAAACTTTACTAATAAAATGTCATCATATTTATTCAATCCTGTTATCACAACAGCATTGTCATCAATCCCACCACCTACACAGTACAATATGTTTGTTAAAAAGTGCATTCCTATAGAAGAATTCCCAATCAGTGAAATGTACCCCAATCCATTGAATAaacatttttcttcaaatatatcGATGCCTTCAATGGATAGGTTTATTACAGAGTCTGctaaattgaaaaagttgGATGAATTAttggtggagctgaagaagaacgaTCACAGAGTATTGATTTACTTCCAAATGACTAAAATGATGGACTTGATGGAGGAATATCTAACATATCGTCAATACAATCATATAAGGTTGGATGGTTCTTCCAAATTAGAAGATCGTCGTGATCTGGTTCATGATTGGCAGACAAATCCagaaattttcattttcctATTAAGTACAAGAGCAGGTGGTTTAGGTATAAACTTGACAGCAGCCGACACTGTAATTTTTTATGATTCGGATTGGAACCCTACAATAGATTCTCAAGCAATGGACAGAGCCCATAGATTGGGACAAACCAAACAAGTTACTGTTTATAGATTACTCGTTAGAGGAACAATTGAGGAGAGGATGCGTGATAGggcaaaacaaaaagagcaAGTCCAACAGGTAGTCATGGAAGGTAAGACAAAGgatacaaatatacaaacaaCTCATACGAGACCAGAACATGAACAGTTGACACCAAAGTCCCTCTCTTCTGAACCAGAAGCGACAAATAACCTGATAACAGTCAAGAACTAA